One genomic region from Hyalangium ruber encodes:
- a CDS encoding energy transducer TonB codes for MVTHTPADRRRRRKEGPGRLLLAFLLALLAHVAFVGGIILLSYIQVNLPGGDKQLTRKPSAVAVRPLTADQWAKNRGESKPSKSQTTERPRLEEKKEEKKDRKRPDGQVVDVQRGNEQEAPDAKYIAERDNKVAKETKAREQTAHYRNAMPQQTAPQSRQGDGQQAVEQPQVAGNNGLGQDELPMSGGETKPRFELPDARKKQEIALKTDPSSPGPGMEVNNRNESDEIAGNSKRLRVNNGTGADENQGSMGRVGLPGVATLMPSQAVMDKLIGAAPNDHLRDVDEGEGTLLNTREWKYASFFNRVKQSVGMYWNPNSLLRRRDPTGAIYSGKDRYTLVNVTLNERGLVEDIRVEKSSGLDFLDLEAVDSFQRAQPFPNPPPGLLEDDSKVRFSFGFFLEMGGGPRMRLFRQSN; via the coding sequence GTGGTCACACACACACCGGCAGACAGGCGCAGGCGGAGAAAGGAGGGGCCTGGACGGCTCCTCCTGGCGTTCCTGCTCGCCCTGCTGGCGCATGTGGCCTTCGTAGGAGGAATCATCCTCCTGTCCTACATCCAGGTGAACCTGCCGGGAGGCGACAAGCAGCTGACCCGCAAGCCCAGCGCCGTCGCCGTGCGGCCGCTGACCGCGGACCAGTGGGCGAAGAACCGCGGCGAGTCCAAGCCCTCGAAGAGCCAGACGACCGAACGCCCCCGCCTCGAGGAGAAGAAGGAAGAGAAGAAGGACCGGAAGCGGCCCGACGGCCAGGTGGTGGACGTGCAGCGGGGCAACGAGCAGGAAGCCCCGGACGCGAAGTACATCGCCGAGCGGGACAACAAGGTGGCCAAGGAGACGAAGGCCCGCGAGCAGACGGCCCACTACCGCAACGCCATGCCTCAGCAGACGGCGCCGCAGTCGCGCCAGGGCGATGGCCAGCAGGCCGTGGAGCAGCCCCAGGTCGCTGGCAACAACGGGCTGGGCCAGGACGAGCTCCCCATGAGCGGAGGCGAGACCAAGCCCCGCTTCGAGCTTCCCGATGCGCGCAAGAAGCAGGAGATCGCGCTGAAGACGGACCCGAGCTCGCCGGGGCCGGGCATGGAAGTGAACAACCGCAACGAGAGCGATGAGATCGCGGGCAACTCCAAGCGGCTGCGCGTCAACAACGGCACCGGCGCGGACGAGAACCAGGGCTCCATGGGGCGCGTGGGCCTGCCCGGAGTGGCTACACTGATGCCCTCGCAGGCGGTGATGGACAAGCTCATCGGCGCGGCGCCCAACGATCACCTCCGGGACGTGGACGAGGGCGAGGGCACCCTGCTCAACACCCGCGAGTGGAAGTACGCCAGCTTCTTCAACCGGGTGAAGCAGAGCGTGGGGATGTACTGGAACCCCAACTCCCTGCTCCGCCGCAGGGACCCGACCGGCGCCATCTACAGCGGCAAGGACCGGTACACGCTGGTCAACGTGACGCTGAACGAGCGGGGCCTGGTCGAGGACATCCGCGTGGAGAAGAGCAGCGGCCTGGACTTCCTGGACCTGGAGGCCGTGGACTCCTTCCAGCGCGCGCAGCCCTTCCCCAACCCGCCGCCCGGGCTGCTGGAGGACGACTCCAAGGTGCGCTTCTCCTTCGGCTTCTTCCTGGAGATGGGTGGCGGCCCGCGGATGCGCCTCTTCCGGCAGTCCAATTGA
- a CDS encoding SpoIID/LytB domain-containing protein gives MAPGHLFVLESPEHASQQALEVAAGARHGYGPYAVLKAATTLLALLLAACATPSPAPSPGPSDTAPAARPAAPTDVSVPPLPEEDPLSQRLTAPTDVKRLDFRGGEPQVPIRLMEGRPQVTFSPRGRMRLRFGGPEDKVLEAPAGTVWKVRVTQGEPAVLSSRVQLEEFRFADKTGLATAQEEWQARGLSVRTHVLGALYGIAGKVIDNRRYLLLVDEELTHEEAVARQAELLRQFGTRTTLFEEVRTPARGILEVRDRTGGVVGLAQDTLMAETLDGAGFDVRQVEHNVGYDNHGFEDRSFRGTLQLAVDRFGTLAVVNGVKLEELLKGLVPSEIYARAHMEALKAQAVTARGEVLAKVGVKHLADPYLLCSEQHCAVYRGRTGEAASTSAAVEATRGEALFSQDGRLVDSVYSAMCGGHTEDNEIVWGDPPDPSLRGRPDLLEPPAGAPSPSNLEEFLKATDLPAACRLSSFAQPSKFRWEKRFSAAQVNAFTEKLGVGPVQAMTLEERGVSGRARLLMISGERGATQIRGELNIRRLFGMLNSSMAVVRAERDAEGRITSWVFRGGGWGHGVGMCQTGAIGRAEAGQRYRDILHHYYNGAEVAPIY, from the coding sequence ATGGCCCCGGGCCACCTATTCGTCCTGGAGTCTCCTGAGCATGCGTCCCAGCAAGCGCTCGAAGTGGCGGCCGGTGCTCGACACGGCTACGGTCCTTACGCCGTGCTCAAGGCCGCCACCACCCTGCTTGCGCTGCTGCTCGCCGCCTGCGCCACTCCGTCTCCGGCTCCGTCTCCCGGGCCCAGCGACACGGCGCCCGCGGCGCGTCCTGCCGCGCCCACGGACGTGAGCGTTCCTCCCCTGCCCGAGGAGGATCCGCTGTCCCAGCGGCTGACGGCCCCCACGGACGTGAAGCGGCTCGACTTTCGCGGCGGCGAGCCGCAGGTCCCCATCCGGTTGATGGAGGGCCGGCCACAAGTGACGTTCTCTCCCCGAGGGCGGATGCGGCTGCGCTTCGGCGGCCCCGAGGACAAGGTGCTCGAGGCCCCCGCCGGCACCGTGTGGAAGGTCCGCGTCACCCAGGGCGAGCCCGCGGTGCTCAGCTCCCGAGTGCAGCTCGAGGAGTTCCGGTTCGCGGACAAGACGGGCTTGGCGACAGCGCAGGAGGAGTGGCAGGCCCGAGGCCTGTCCGTGCGCACCCATGTCCTGGGGGCCCTCTATGGCATCGCCGGCAAGGTCATCGACAACCGGCGCTACCTGCTGCTGGTGGACGAAGAGCTCACGCACGAGGAGGCCGTCGCGCGGCAGGCGGAGCTGCTTCGCCAGTTCGGAACGCGGACGACGCTCTTCGAGGAGGTGCGCACCCCGGCGCGCGGCATCCTCGAGGTGCGCGACAGGACCGGCGGCGTGGTGGGCCTGGCCCAGGACACGCTCATGGCGGAGACGCTGGATGGAGCGGGCTTCGACGTGCGGCAGGTGGAGCACAACGTCGGCTACGACAACCACGGCTTCGAGGACCGCAGCTTCCGGGGCACGCTGCAGCTCGCGGTGGATCGCTTCGGCACGCTGGCGGTGGTGAACGGGGTGAAGCTGGAGGAGCTGCTCAAGGGCCTGGTGCCCTCGGAGATCTACGCCCGCGCGCACATGGAGGCCCTCAAGGCCCAGGCGGTGACGGCTCGGGGCGAGGTGCTGGCCAAGGTGGGCGTGAAGCACCTGGCGGACCCGTACCTGCTGTGCTCCGAGCAGCACTGCGCCGTGTACCGGGGCCGCACGGGCGAAGCGGCCAGCACCAGCGCGGCGGTGGAGGCCACCCGGGGCGAGGCGCTCTTCTCCCAGGACGGGCGGCTGGTGGACTCGGTCTACAGCGCCATGTGTGGCGGCCACACGGAGGACAACGAGATCGTCTGGGGAGATCCGCCGGACCCCAGCCTGCGCGGACGGCCGGACCTGCTGGAGCCTCCCGCCGGGGCACCCTCCCCTTCCAATCTCGAGGAGTTCCTGAAGGCCACGGACCTGCCGGCCGCGTGCCGGCTGTCCAGCTTCGCGCAGCCGAGCAAGTTCCGCTGGGAGAAGCGCTTCTCGGCGGCGCAGGTGAACGCCTTCACGGAGAAGCTGGGCGTCGGCCCCGTGCAGGCGATGACGCTCGAGGAGCGGGGCGTCTCGGGCCGGGCCCGGCTGCTGATGATCTCCGGAGAGCGCGGCGCCACGCAGATTCGCGGAGAGCTGAACATTCGCCGGCTCTTCGGGATGCTCAACAGCAGCATGGCGGTGGTGAGGGCCGAGCGAGACGCCGAGGGCCGCATTACCAGTTGGGTGTTCCGGGGCGGCGGCTGGGGCCACGGGGTCGGAATGTGCCAGACGGGGGCCATCGGTCGAGCGGAGGCGGGCCAGCGCTACCGGGACATCCTCCACCACTACTACAACGGAGCCGAGGTAGCCCCCATCTACTAG